From a region of the Manduca sexta isolate Smith_Timp_Sample1 chromosome 19, JHU_Msex_v1.0, whole genome shotgun sequence genome:
- the LOC115446175 gene encoding delta-1-pyrroline-5-carboxylate synthase isoform X2, whose product MCYKFLMCLKSGTKLFGSQSRCFSVYGTTFSGLNVDKRNLASAERKQRTFTDRSQLKYARRLVVKLGSAVITREDGNGLALGRLASIIEQVAECHHEGRECIMVTSGAVAFGRQKLTQELLMSLSMRETLSPSDHTREDAGSILDPRAAAAVGQSELMSMYDAMFSQYNVKIAQVLVTKPDFYNEETRKNLFCTLSELISLNIVPIVNTNDAVSPPMYIHDDTVVPGTGKKGIGIKDNDSLSALLAAEIQSDLLIMMSDVDGIYNKPPWEDGARMMHTYTSKERDQVQFGQKSKVGTGGMDSKVNAATWAMARGVSVVICNGMQEKAIKTIISGRKVGTFFTDYATNSSTSVDVLAENARTGSRVLQQLTPSERASAIHSLADLLINKQDQILEANNKDLEEATKNGVAKPLLNRLSLSQGKLKTLSIGLKQIADSSYENVGRVLRKTKLAENLMLRQVTVPIGVLLVIFESRPDSLPQVAALAMASANGLLLKGGKEAAYSNKALMGLVKESLQSVGAEDAISLVSTREEISDLLAMEKHIDLIIPRGSSDLVRSIQKQSQHIPVLGHAEGICHVYLDKDADVAKALKIVRDSKCDYPAACNAMETLLIHEDHMSGSLFNDICNMLKQEGVKIHAGPKLATQLTFGPPPARTMRHEYGALECCIEVVKDLDEAVHHIHQFGSSHTDVIVTENDGTARRFLSAVDSACVFHNVSSRFADGFRFGLGAEVGISTARIHARGPVGVEGLLTTKWILEGTDHTAAEFNEGKRSWLHEKVPVE is encoded by the exons GGTCTTAACGTTGACAAGAGGAACTTAGCAAGTGCAGAACGCAAGCAAAGAACATTCACAGACAGATCCCAGCTCAAATACGCCAGAAGACTGGTGGTGAAGCTCGGCAGTGCAGTCATAACTAGAGAAGACGGCAATGGACTTGCTTTGGGAAGACTTGCATCGATTATAGAACAG GTAGCGGAATGTCACCACGAAGGTCGGGAATGCATCATGGTGACCAGCGGCGCTGTCGCCTTCGGACGGCAGAAGCTGACGCAGGAGTTACTCATGTCACTCTCCATGAGGGAGACGTTGTCACCCAGCGATCACACCAGGGAG GATGCTGGCAGTATCTTAGACCCTCGCGCGGCGGCTGCGGTGGGCCAGTCGGAGCTCATGTCCATGTACGATGCCATGTTCTCGCAGTACAACGTGAAGATCGCGCAG GTGCTAGTAACCAAACCAGACTTCTACAATGAAGAGACAAGGAAGAATTTGTTCTGCACACTATCTGAACTGATCTCGTTGAACATAGTGCCCATAGTGAATACGAATGACGCTGTCAGCCCGCCTATGTACATCCATGATGATACCGTTGTGCCTGGTACTGGGAAGAAG GGCATCGGAATAAAAGACAACGACAGTCTATCAGCGCTGCTGGCTGCGGAGATCCAGTCGGACCTGCTAATCATGATGTCAGACGTGGACGGTATATACAACAAGCCGCCATGGGAAGACGGAGCGAGGATGATGCACACCTACACGTCAAAGGAAAGGGATCAAGTGCAGTTCGGACAGAAATCGAAG GTTGGTACTGGTGGCATGGACTCAAAAGTTAACGCAGCTACATGGGCTATGGCGAGAGGCGTCAGCGTTGTTATATGCAACGGAATGCAAGAGAAGGCCATCAAGACCATTATAAGTGGAAGAAAAGTTGGTACTTTCTTCACTGATTACGCTACCAACTCTTCAACCTCTGTCGATGTTTTGGCTGAAAATG cGCGCACCGGCAGCCGAGTGTTACAGCAATTGACACCATCAGAACGGGCATCTGCTATACACTCGTTAGCCGATTTACTTATTAACAAGCAAGACCAAATACTAGAAGCAAATAACAAAGACTTGGAGGAAGCAACTAAAAATGGAGTCGCCAAACCGCTGCTGAACCGACTCTCACTAAGTCAAGGGAAACTGAAGACTTTATCTATAGGTTTAAAGCAAATTGCCGATTCCAGTTATGAAAATGTAGGCAGAGTACTTAGAAAAACGAAGTTGGCCGAAAATTTAATGCTTAGACAAGTAACCGTTCCTATTGGAGTTCTTTTAGTAATATTCGAATCAAGACCTGATTCTCTTCCTCAAGTAGCAGCCCTGGCTATGGCGTCAGCCAACGGACTCCTACTGAAAGGTGGAAAAGAAGCTGCGTACTCAAACAAAGCACTTATGGGATTAGTTAAAGAATCTCTACAATCGGTAGGGGCTGAAGATGCGATTTCTTTAGTTTCGACTCGTGAAGAAATTAGCGATTTACTAGCAATGGAGAAACACATAGATTTGATTATTCCTAGAGGTTCGTCGGACCTTGTTAGGAGTATTCAAAAGCAATCGCAGCACATTCCAGTTCTTGGTCACGCTGAAGGAATCTGCCACGTGTATTTAGATAAAGATGCGGACGTAGCGAAAGCGCTGAAGATCGTTCGTGATTCGAAATGTGATTACCCAGCAGCGTGCAATGCTATGGAAACTTTACTTATCCACGAAGATCATATGTCTGGGTCTCTATTCAATGACATTTGCAATATGCTCAAACAAGAAGGTGTAAAGATCCACGCAGGTCCGAAGTTGGCTACTCAATTGACGTTCGGCCCGCCTCCAGCAAGAACCATGCGTCATGAATACGGTGCTCTGGAATGTTGTATCGAAGTGGTGAAGGATCTGGATGAAGCTGTACACCACATTCATCAGTTCGGCAGTTCCCATACTGATGTCATTGTTACTGAAAATG ATGGTACAGCGCGGCGATTCCTCTCAGCTGTCGACAGCGCTTGTGTCTTCCACAATGTCTCCTCTCGTTTCGCCGATGGCTTCAGGTTCGGCCTTGGCGCTGAAGTTGGTATATCTACCGCCAGGATCCATGCTAGAG gacCAGTAGGTGTCGAAGGCCTCCTAACAACGAAATGGATACTCGAAGGCACAGACCACACAGCCGCTGAGTTCAATGAAGGCAAAAGGAGTTGGTTACACGAAAAAGTGCCCGTGGAATGA
- the LOC115446175 gene encoding delta-1-pyrroline-5-carboxylate synthase isoform X1 — protein MLRLCGRAVEKVGQKRWYTVVGWDKLPLVGAVSAQDGLNVDKRNLASAERKQRTFTDRSQLKYARRLVVKLGSAVITREDGNGLALGRLASIIEQVAECHHEGRECIMVTSGAVAFGRQKLTQELLMSLSMRETLSPSDHTREDAGSILDPRAAAAVGQSELMSMYDAMFSQYNVKIAQVLVTKPDFYNEETRKNLFCTLSELISLNIVPIVNTNDAVSPPMYIHDDTVVPGTGKKGIGIKDNDSLSALLAAEIQSDLLIMMSDVDGIYNKPPWEDGARMMHTYTSKERDQVQFGQKSKVGTGGMDSKVNAATWAMARGVSVVICNGMQEKAIKTIISGRKVGTFFTDYATNSSTSVDVLAENARTGSRVLQQLTPSERASAIHSLADLLINKQDQILEANNKDLEEATKNGVAKPLLNRLSLSQGKLKTLSIGLKQIADSSYENVGRVLRKTKLAENLMLRQVTVPIGVLLVIFESRPDSLPQVAALAMASANGLLLKGGKEAAYSNKALMGLVKESLQSVGAEDAISLVSTREEISDLLAMEKHIDLIIPRGSSDLVRSIQKQSQHIPVLGHAEGICHVYLDKDADVAKALKIVRDSKCDYPAACNAMETLLIHEDHMSGSLFNDICNMLKQEGVKIHAGPKLATQLTFGPPPARTMRHEYGALECCIEVVKDLDEAVHHIHQFGSSHTDVIVTENDGTARRFLSAVDSACVFHNVSSRFADGFRFGLGAEVGISTARIHARGPVGVEGLLTTKWILEGTDHTAAEFNEGKRSWLHEKVPVE, from the exons GGTCTTAACGTTGACAAGAGGAACTTAGCAAGTGCAGAACGCAAGCAAAGAACATTCACAGACAGATCCCAGCTCAAATACGCCAGAAGACTGGTGGTGAAGCTCGGCAGTGCAGTCATAACTAGAGAAGACGGCAATGGACTTGCTTTGGGAAGACTTGCATCGATTATAGAACAG GTAGCGGAATGTCACCACGAAGGTCGGGAATGCATCATGGTGACCAGCGGCGCTGTCGCCTTCGGACGGCAGAAGCTGACGCAGGAGTTACTCATGTCACTCTCCATGAGGGAGACGTTGTCACCCAGCGATCACACCAGGGAG GATGCTGGCAGTATCTTAGACCCTCGCGCGGCGGCTGCGGTGGGCCAGTCGGAGCTCATGTCCATGTACGATGCCATGTTCTCGCAGTACAACGTGAAGATCGCGCAG GTGCTAGTAACCAAACCAGACTTCTACAATGAAGAGACAAGGAAGAATTTGTTCTGCACACTATCTGAACTGATCTCGTTGAACATAGTGCCCATAGTGAATACGAATGACGCTGTCAGCCCGCCTATGTACATCCATGATGATACCGTTGTGCCTGGTACTGGGAAGAAG GGCATCGGAATAAAAGACAACGACAGTCTATCAGCGCTGCTGGCTGCGGAGATCCAGTCGGACCTGCTAATCATGATGTCAGACGTGGACGGTATATACAACAAGCCGCCATGGGAAGACGGAGCGAGGATGATGCACACCTACACGTCAAAGGAAAGGGATCAAGTGCAGTTCGGACAGAAATCGAAG GTTGGTACTGGTGGCATGGACTCAAAAGTTAACGCAGCTACATGGGCTATGGCGAGAGGCGTCAGCGTTGTTATATGCAACGGAATGCAAGAGAAGGCCATCAAGACCATTATAAGTGGAAGAAAAGTTGGTACTTTCTTCACTGATTACGCTACCAACTCTTCAACCTCTGTCGATGTTTTGGCTGAAAATG cGCGCACCGGCAGCCGAGTGTTACAGCAATTGACACCATCAGAACGGGCATCTGCTATACACTCGTTAGCCGATTTACTTATTAACAAGCAAGACCAAATACTAGAAGCAAATAACAAAGACTTGGAGGAAGCAACTAAAAATGGAGTCGCCAAACCGCTGCTGAACCGACTCTCACTAAGTCAAGGGAAACTGAAGACTTTATCTATAGGTTTAAAGCAAATTGCCGATTCCAGTTATGAAAATGTAGGCAGAGTACTTAGAAAAACGAAGTTGGCCGAAAATTTAATGCTTAGACAAGTAACCGTTCCTATTGGAGTTCTTTTAGTAATATTCGAATCAAGACCTGATTCTCTTCCTCAAGTAGCAGCCCTGGCTATGGCGTCAGCCAACGGACTCCTACTGAAAGGTGGAAAAGAAGCTGCGTACTCAAACAAAGCACTTATGGGATTAGTTAAAGAATCTCTACAATCGGTAGGGGCTGAAGATGCGATTTCTTTAGTTTCGACTCGTGAAGAAATTAGCGATTTACTAGCAATGGAGAAACACATAGATTTGATTATTCCTAGAGGTTCGTCGGACCTTGTTAGGAGTATTCAAAAGCAATCGCAGCACATTCCAGTTCTTGGTCACGCTGAAGGAATCTGCCACGTGTATTTAGATAAAGATGCGGACGTAGCGAAAGCGCTGAAGATCGTTCGTGATTCGAAATGTGATTACCCAGCAGCGTGCAATGCTATGGAAACTTTACTTATCCACGAAGATCATATGTCTGGGTCTCTATTCAATGACATTTGCAATATGCTCAAACAAGAAGGTGTAAAGATCCACGCAGGTCCGAAGTTGGCTACTCAATTGACGTTCGGCCCGCCTCCAGCAAGAACCATGCGTCATGAATACGGTGCTCTGGAATGTTGTATCGAAGTGGTGAAGGATCTGGATGAAGCTGTACACCACATTCATCAGTTCGGCAGTTCCCATACTGATGTCATTGTTACTGAAAATG ATGGTACAGCGCGGCGATTCCTCTCAGCTGTCGACAGCGCTTGTGTCTTCCACAATGTCTCCTCTCGTTTCGCCGATGGCTTCAGGTTCGGCCTTGGCGCTGAAGTTGGTATATCTACCGCCAGGATCCATGCTAGAG gacCAGTAGGTGTCGAAGGCCTCCTAACAACGAAATGGATACTCGAAGGCACAGACCACACAGCCGCTGAGTTCAATGAAGGCAAAAGGAGTTGGTTACACGAAAAAGTGCCCGTGGAATGA